From the Oleiphilus messinensis genome, one window contains:
- a CDS encoding DUF4126 family protein, which translates to MEHYEALLATLSLTMGAAWASGINLYAALLVLGLGGATGNIDLPPDLQVLQNPLVIGAASLMYMVEFVADKTPGVDSGWDTLHTFVRIPAGAMLAAGAVGDVTPALEIAAGILGGSLAATSHATKAGTRMAINTSPEPVTNWTASILEDVMVVAGLWTALNHPVWFLAALLLFIILAIWLLPKLWRFIRAVFRKIARFLGIRPQAEPSSSASVGGAHSAVGEAPDRISQLERLQSLLRDGVLTQAEFELEKQRILQVEVSSDPAPRQGHD; encoded by the coding sequence ATGGAACATTATGAGGCGCTGCTAGCGACCTTGTCTCTTACAATGGGGGCGGCTTGGGCGAGCGGTATCAATCTTTACGCTGCACTATTGGTCCTGGGATTGGGCGGTGCAACCGGGAATATTGATTTACCACCGGATCTACAAGTGTTACAAAATCCATTGGTAATCGGTGCTGCTAGCCTGATGTATATGGTTGAATTTGTGGCCGATAAAACGCCGGGCGTTGATTCCGGCTGGGATACACTCCACACCTTTGTGCGCATTCCTGCCGGTGCAATGCTGGCAGCCGGTGCAGTCGGGGATGTTACCCCTGCGCTCGAGATTGCGGCAGGTATCCTCGGTGGCTCTCTGGCTGCAACATCTCATGCAACCAAGGCCGGAACGCGGATGGCGATTAATACATCCCCGGAGCCCGTAACGAACTGGACCGCGTCAATTTTAGAAGACGTGATGGTCGTCGCTGGACTATGGACGGCGTTAAATCACCCGGTTTGGTTCCTTGCCGCGTTGTTACTGTTTATCATTCTGGCTATTTGGTTATTGCCCAAACTCTGGCGTTTCATTCGGGCTGTTTTTCGCAAAATTGCGCGCTTTTTAGGGATCAGACCACAGGCGGAGCCGAGCTCGAGTGCTTCTGTTGGAGGAGCACATTCAGCCGTGGGAGAAGCACCGGACCGAATATCACAACTTGAACGGTTGCAAAGTTTATTGCGTGACGGTGTGCTGACCCAAGCCGAGTTTGAACTTGAAAAACAGCGCATACTTCAGGTTGAAGTATCAAGTGACCCCGCACCACGCCAGGGTCACGATTGA
- a CDS encoding dicarboxylate/amino acid:cation symporter: MTQAHAWYEPFDNSLKAIKIMIRGQLWAQIIVALIAGVGLGSMLSPQGGGWLAADTAVTVAEWVKLPGSIFLALIQMVVIPLVMSSIMLGVATAGDPAYLKRIGLRIFPYFVLTTCLAVTIGAALAVWINPGQFIDGALLAVVDPGVQTIQPDSGLSVPERLVSLFPKSMAQASIDQSMLQLVVYSIIMGVALIALPERKAKLLLQVLDSVQSIAMKVVSWAMMLAPYAVFGLLCEITIKIGWDALLGMSVYVFTVISGLLILLFCYLVIVKVFARRSPLAFLKSIRSVQLLAFSTSSSAAVMPLSLRTSEQELKVKPAIGQFVVPLGATINMDGTALYQTVAALFLVQVFGIDLSFGEMILLMLTTVGASIGAPSTPGVGIVILATLLASVGVPGSGIALILGVDRILDMSRTAINVSGDMTACCVMDRWLPVVDDQQPLDYWKS, encoded by the coding sequence ATGACCCAAGCACATGCCTGGTATGAGCCTTTTGATAACAGTCTGAAAGCGATCAAAATCATGATTCGTGGGCAGCTCTGGGCGCAGATTATTGTCGCCCTGATTGCCGGTGTTGGATTGGGTTCCATGCTTTCACCACAAGGGGGAGGCTGGTTAGCTGCGGATACCGCGGTTACGGTGGCAGAATGGGTTAAATTGCCGGGCAGTATATTTCTGGCCTTGATTCAAATGGTGGTCATACCCTTGGTGATGAGTTCGATCATGCTGGGGGTCGCAACCGCGGGTGATCCGGCCTATCTTAAGCGCATCGGCTTGAGAATTTTCCCTTATTTTGTCTTGACGACTTGTCTGGCCGTGACCATCGGAGCCGCGCTGGCAGTCTGGATCAATCCCGGACAGTTTATTGACGGGGCGTTACTGGCGGTTGTAGACCCAGGTGTGCAAACGATCCAGCCGGACTCAGGGTTATCTGTACCTGAGCGTCTTGTATCTTTGTTCCCGAAGAGTATGGCGCAGGCGTCAATTGATCAAAGTATGCTGCAGTTGGTTGTCTACTCAATCATTATGGGGGTGGCATTAATCGCTTTGCCGGAACGCAAGGCAAAATTATTATTGCAGGTCCTGGACAGCGTGCAATCTATTGCAATGAAAGTCGTCAGTTGGGCCATGATGTTGGCACCATATGCAGTATTTGGACTGTTGTGTGAAATTACCATCAAGATCGGCTGGGATGCGCTCTTGGGGATGTCGGTCTATGTGTTTACCGTAATCTCAGGTTTGCTTATATTGCTTTTTTGCTACCTTGTGATCGTGAAGGTCTTTGCGCGCCGCTCGCCACTGGCGTTTCTGAAGTCTATCCGCTCGGTTCAATTGCTGGCATTTTCGACATCAAGTTCTGCGGCGGTGATGCCCTTGTCCTTGAGGACGTCTGAGCAGGAGTTGAAGGTAAAACCGGCGATAGGGCAGTTCGTTGTGCCGCTAGGGGCAACCATAAACATGGATGGTACGGCGTTGTATCAGACTGTAGCGGCATTATTTCTGGTACAGGTGTTTGGCATTGATTTGAGCTTTGGAGAGATGATTTTGTTGATGCTTACGACGGTCGGGGCATCTATTGGCGCACCGAGTACACCTGGGGTAGGGATTGTTATTTTGGCGACATTATTGGCGAGTGTGGGTGTTCCGGGCTCTGGAATTGCACTAATTCTGGGTGTCGACCGAATTCTGGATATGAGTCGAACAGCAATCAATGTGTCTGGAGATATGACGGCGTGCTGTGTGATGGACCGGTGGTTGCCGGTGGTTGATGACCAACAACCTCTGGATTACTGGAAAAGTTAG
- a CDS encoding GrxA family glutaredoxin, protein MTPYTIFGRAGCGYCVRAKLRLEQEQIPFRYVDIHEAGISKADLAKTIGKTVETVPQIFHGREYIGGYTDLEAYLDRILAA, encoded by the coding sequence ATGACACCATATACTATCTTCGGACGCGCAGGTTGTGGTTATTGTGTACGCGCAAAATTACGACTGGAACAGGAGCAGATCCCCTTCCGCTATGTGGACATCCATGAGGCCGGTATCAGTAAGGCGGATTTAGCGAAAACCATCGGTAAAACTGTGGAAACAGTGCCTCAAATTTTTCACGGGCGCGAGTATATCGGTGGTTATACTGATTTGGAAGCGTACCTTGATCGAATTTTGGCTGCGTGA
- the potA gene encoding spermidine/putrescine ABC transporter ATP-binding protein PotA yields the protein MASGQQQTNVLTLNGISKTFQTQDVLSGFDLTIREGEFFTILGPSGCGKTTILRLIAGFESPDEGEILLRGSDVTAIPAEKRPVNTVFQSYALFPHMSVFDNVAFGLKMAKVSKTEIDKRVTEALAMVRLSEFAQRKPHQLSGGQKQRVAIARAVVNRPQVLLLDESLSALDYKLRQQMQIELKQLQRQLGITFIYVTHDQEEALSMSDRVLVMHNGQPQQVGTPREIYESPNNLFVARFIGEINVFPAQIEASLGEYRYRANVQNQSREIVADRRFEAGDDVLVLLRPEDLRIEYLEDAPDKPGFHGEIVERNYTGKTLDSVIRLADGQEVKASEFFDEDDPDFDYSIRQKVWVDWVHGWEHVIKAEV from the coding sequence TTGGCGAGTGGACAGCAGCAAACAAATGTGCTCACGCTTAATGGAATCAGTAAAACGTTTCAGACCCAGGATGTGCTCTCCGGTTTCGATTTAACCATCCGGGAGGGTGAATTTTTCACCATACTGGGCCCATCCGGTTGCGGTAAAACAACTATTCTGCGCCTTATTGCCGGCTTTGAATCCCCCGATGAAGGCGAGATATTGTTACGGGGATCAGATGTAACCGCTATTCCTGCGGAAAAGAGACCCGTAAATACCGTGTTTCAGAGCTATGCCCTGTTTCCCCATATGTCTGTATTTGACAACGTTGCGTTCGGTTTGAAAATGGCAAAAGTCAGCAAAACTGAAATCGACAAGCGAGTCACCGAGGCACTCGCAATGGTTCGGTTGAGTGAATTCGCACAACGCAAACCACACCAGCTTTCAGGCGGTCAGAAACAACGGGTTGCCATCGCACGCGCGGTGGTCAATCGTCCACAAGTGCTGCTTTTGGATGAATCACTCAGCGCCCTGGATTATAAACTGCGGCAACAAATGCAAATTGAGCTGAAACAGCTTCAACGGCAATTGGGGATTACATTTATTTATGTGACCCATGATCAGGAAGAAGCGCTCTCCATGTCGGATCGTGTGCTGGTCATGCACAATGGCCAACCCCAACAGGTTGGCACCCCCAGAGAAATATACGAAAGCCCGAACAACCTGTTTGTAGCGCGCTTTATTGGTGAAATCAACGTGTTCCCGGCACAAATCGAGGCCTCTCTGGGCGAATATCGTTACCGGGCGAACGTACAAAATCAATCCCGGGAGATTGTCGCGGATCGACGGTTCGAAGCCGGAGACGACGTACTGGTTCTGCTCAGGCCTGAAGATTTGCGCATCGAGTACCTGGAAGATGCACCCGACAAACCTGGCTTTCACGGCGAAATCGTAGAACGCAACTACACCGGAAAAACCCTCGATTCCGTGATTCGCCTGGCAGATGGTCAAGAAGTGAAAGCCAGCGAATTCTTCGATGAAGACGATCCGGATTTTGACTACAGCATCCGCCAGAAAGTCTGGGTAGATTGGGTCCACGGTTGGGAACACGTTATCAAAGCGGAGGTCTGA
- the potB gene encoding spermidine/putrescine ABC transporter permease PotB has translation MPGLRTVNFRRVVILLTLGWLGIFVLLPHLLVVLTSILTPDADHLAVWPLTLDAYKRVFEPIYAEVFWHSITLSLTTTIICLLIGYPFAYYVARLKPVWRALLLFLMIIPFWTNSLIRTYAIKALLGKKGLFNEIIMGLGLSDAPLQLLYSDFAVIFGLVYILFPFMVLPLISSFDKLDNSLLEAGHDLGANAFMRFWHIVLPLTMPGVVAGCLIVFLPAMGMFYVADLLGGAKSLLLGNVIKNQFLVVRDWPFGSAFSVILIVLMALMLWIYFLSNRYVQRQGGLDDENL, from the coding sequence ATGCCAGGACTCAGAACAGTAAATTTCAGGCGAGTTGTCATACTACTCACTCTGGGGTGGCTGGGTATTTTTGTATTGCTCCCCCATTTACTCGTCGTTTTGACCAGTATCCTCACGCCTGACGCAGATCACTTAGCCGTCTGGCCATTGACACTGGATGCTTATAAACGGGTGTTTGAACCGATCTATGCCGAGGTGTTCTGGCACAGTATTACGTTGTCCCTGACAACTACGATCATTTGCCTGCTGATTGGTTATCCCTTCGCGTATTATGTCGCTCGTCTGAAACCCGTCTGGCGGGCATTATTGCTGTTCCTGATGATTATCCCCTTCTGGACTAACAGCCTGATTCGCACTTATGCCATCAAAGCCTTGCTGGGAAAGAAAGGCCTGTTCAACGAAATTATCATGGGACTCGGCTTGAGTGATGCCCCCTTACAGCTGCTCTATAGTGACTTTGCCGTAATCTTTGGTCTGGTTTATATTCTATTTCCATTCATGGTGTTACCGCTGATATCCAGTTTTGACAAACTGGACAACAGTCTCTTGGAAGCCGGGCATGATCTGGGTGCCAATGCATTCATGCGATTCTGGCATATCGTACTTCCGCTCACCATGCCTGGGGTTGTCGCCGGATGCCTGATTGTCTTTTTGCCGGCAATGGGGATGTTCTATGTTGCGGATTTACTGGGTGGCGCGAAGAGCTTGCTGCTCGGTAATGTAATCAAAAACCAGTTCCTGGTGGTGAGAGACTGGCCTTTTGGCTCCGCTTTCAGTGTGATATTGATTGTGCTGATGGCATTGATGCTCTGGATCTATTTCCTGAGCAATCGATATGTGCAGCGACAGGGGGGGTTGGACGATGAAAATCTTTAA